The following proteins are encoded in a genomic region of Streptococcus equi subsp. equi:
- the ung gene encoding uracil-DNA glycosylase yields MTHSAWHDEIKQVLPKDYYRRINRFLDEVYATGVVYPPRDNVFKALQVTPLEETRVLILGQDPYHGPLQAQGLSFSVPDSIPAPPSLQNILEELAADIGVRNHHDLSSWAEQGVLLLNACLTVPEGRANGHAGLIWEPFTDAVIKVLNAKDRPVVFILWGAYARRKKALITNPIHHVIESPHPSPLSAYRGFFGSKPFSRANAILEKEGLGQIDWLR; encoded by the coding sequence ATGACACATTCAGCTTGGCATGATGAGATTAAGCAAGTGTTACCTAAGGATTATTATCGGCGTATCAATCGCTTTTTAGATGAGGTCTATGCGACTGGAGTGGTTTACCCGCCCAGAGACAATGTGTTTAAGGCCTTACAGGTAACGCCATTAGAAGAGACAAGAGTGCTTATTTTAGGGCAGGACCCTTATCATGGCCCTCTTCAAGCTCAGGGACTTTCCTTTTCAGTGCCTGACTCCATTCCTGCTCCGCCATCTTTGCAAAATATTTTGGAGGAATTAGCAGCAGATATTGGAGTAAGGAATCATCACGATCTTAGCAGCTGGGCTGAGCAGGGAGTGTTGCTCTTGAATGCCTGCTTGACCGTTCCAGAAGGACGCGCCAATGGGCATGCAGGTCTCATCTGGGAGCCCTTTACCGATGCGGTTATAAAGGTCTTGAATGCTAAGGATAGGCCTGTTGTGTTTATCCTCTGGGGAGCCTATGCGAGAAGAAAGAAGGCCTTGATTACTAATCCGATTCACCATGTTATCGAAAGCCCTCACCCTAGCCCTCTGTCAGCCTATCGTGGCTTTTTTGGCAGCAAGCCCTTTTCAAGAGCTAACGCCATTTTAGAAAAAGAAGGCCTAGGACAGATTGACTGGCTGCGCTAG
- the parC gene encoding DNA topoisomerase IV subunit A, producing the protein MGERFGRYSKYIIQERALPDIRDGLKPVQRRILYSMNKDGNTFEKGYRKSAKSVGNIMGNFHPHGDSSIYDAMVRMSQDWKNREILVEMHGNNGSMDGDPPAAMRYTEARLSEIAGYLLQDIDKKTVPFAWNFDDTEKEPTVLPAAFPNLLVNGSSGISAGYATDIPPHNLSEVIDAVIYMIDHPNAKLDKLMELLPGPDFPTGGIIQGAAEIKKAYETGKSRVVVRSRTEIEDLKGGKQQIIVTELPYEVNKAVLVKKIDDVRVNNKVPDIAEVRDESDRTGLRIAIELKKDADSQTILNYLLKYTELQVNYNFNMVAIDHFTPRQVGLQKILSSYIAHRKSIIIKRSQFDKEKAEKRLHIVEGLIRVLSILDEIIALIRASDNKADAKENLKVSYDFSEEQAEAIVTLQLYRLTNTDIVTLQQEEHDLRELITTLSAIIGDEATMYNVMKRELREVKKKFAGPRLSELQAESQAIEIDSASLILEEETFVSVTQGGYIKRTSPRSFHASSLEEIGKRDDDHLIFVKQAKTTDHLLLFTNLGNVIYRPVYELTDLRWKDIGEHLSQAIANFAADELVIYAELIQSFEEGLYISVTQHGLIKRFERKELTPWRTYKSKSIKYAKLKDIDDRIVAIAPIIMEDLLLVTQQGYALRFSSQEIPIQGLKAAGVKGINLKAQDYLVSACPVNADSFFVLTQRGALKRVAIADIPQTSRANRGLPVLRELKTKPHRVFLAGMVKGDTTTGTIDLFTHDSEDTASDQQLEVISKTGQQYQLALNSLSLSDRTSNGSFISESISDQEVAAARLI; encoded by the coding sequence ATGGGAGAGCGTTTTGGACGCTACTCCAAATACATCATTCAGGAGCGAGCGCTTCCTGATATTCGAGATGGTCTAAAGCCTGTTCAGCGCCGCATTCTTTATTCTATGAATAAGGACGGTAATACCTTTGAAAAGGGCTACCGCAAGTCAGCCAAGTCTGTTGGTAATATCATGGGCAATTTCCACCCGCATGGAGATTCTTCGATCTATGACGCTATGGTACGCATGAGTCAGGATTGGAAGAATCGTGAAATTCTTGTGGAAATGCATGGCAATAACGGCTCGATGGACGGTGATCCACCGGCAGCTATGCGGTACACTGAGGCAAGATTATCTGAAATTGCTGGTTACCTGCTACAGGACATCGATAAAAAAACAGTGCCATTTGCTTGGAATTTTGACGATACCGAAAAAGAGCCAACAGTATTGCCAGCTGCCTTTCCAAATCTATTGGTCAATGGCTCATCAGGGATCTCAGCAGGCTATGCTACAGATATTCCACCACATAATTTGTCAGAGGTGATCGATGCTGTTATTTATATGATTGACCACCCAAATGCCAAGCTGGATAAGTTAATGGAGCTATTGCCGGGTCCTGATTTTCCAACAGGTGGTATTATCCAAGGAGCAGCCGAAATTAAAAAAGCCTACGAAACAGGTAAGAGCCGCGTTGTTGTTCGCTCCAGAACTGAAATTGAGGATCTAAAGGGAGGCAAGCAGCAGATCATTGTGACCGAACTTCCTTATGAGGTCAATAAAGCTGTCCTAGTTAAAAAAATTGATGATGTTCGGGTTAATAACAAGGTTCCAGACATAGCAGAGGTGCGTGATGAGTCAGACCGTACAGGGCTACGCATTGCTATTGAGCTCAAAAAAGACGCTGACAGCCAAACCATCTTGAATTATTTGTTGAAGTATACCGAGCTTCAAGTCAATTATAATTTTAATATGGTTGCGATTGATCATTTTACGCCTCGTCAGGTTGGATTGCAAAAAATCTTATCAAGCTATATCGCTCACCGCAAAAGTATTATTATCAAGCGCTCTCAGTTTGACAAGGAAAAGGCTGAAAAGAGATTGCATATTGTTGAGGGCTTGATACGTGTCTTATCTATTTTAGATGAGATTATCGCGCTGATCCGAGCTTCTGACAATAAGGCTGACGCCAAGGAAAACCTAAAGGTCAGCTATGATTTTTCAGAGGAACAAGCAGAGGCTATCGTAACCTTACAGCTTTATCGACTGACCAATACAGATATTGTTACCCTCCAGCAGGAAGAACATGACCTAAGAGAGCTCATCACAACTCTCTCTGCCATTATTGGTGATGAAGCAACCATGTATAACGTGATGAAGCGTGAGCTAAGAGAGGTCAAGAAAAAGTTTGCAGGGCCGCGTTTATCAGAGCTGCAGGCTGAAAGCCAAGCGATTGAAATTGATTCTGCTAGTCTTATTTTGGAGGAAGAAACCTTTGTCAGTGTGACTCAGGGAGGCTATATCAAGCGAACAAGCCCTAGGTCATTTCACGCCTCAAGCCTTGAGGAAATTGGTAAGCGTGATGATGATCATCTGATCTTTGTTAAGCAGGCTAAGACAACAGACCACCTGTTACTCTTTACTAATTTAGGTAATGTTATTTACCGTCCGGTCTATGAGCTGACTGACTTGCGCTGGAAGGACATCGGGGAGCATTTATCACAGGCTATTGCTAATTTTGCTGCTGATGAGCTGGTGATATATGCTGAGTTGATCCAGTCCTTTGAAGAGGGACTATATATCTCAGTGACACAGCATGGACTGATTAAACGGTTTGAGCGCAAGGAGCTGACGCCTTGGCGAACCTACAAATCAAAATCAATTAAATACGCCAAGCTAAAAGACATAGATGATCGCATTGTGGCAATAGCACCAATTATCATGGAAGATCTTCTTTTGGTGACGCAGCAGGGCTACGCCTTGCGGTTTTCTAGCCAAGAAATACCGATTCAGGGCCTAAAGGCTGCCGGAGTTAAAGGAATTAACCTAAAGGCTCAGGATTACTTGGTTTCTGCCTGCCCAGTCAATGCTGATTCCTTCTTTGTGCTGACGCAAAGAGGAGCACTAAAGCGAGTGGCGATTGCTGATATTCCACAGACCAGCCGAGCTAACAGAGGTCTGCCGGTGTTACGAGAATTAAAGACCAAGCCACACAGAGTTTTCTTGGCAGGAATGGTAAAAGGAGATACTACAACAGGTACCATTGACTTATTTACACATGATTCAGAGGACACAGCTAGTGACCAGCAATTAGAGGTTATTAGTAAGACTGGTCAACAATACCAGCTTGCTCTCAATAGCCTGTCTCTATCAGATAGGACAAGTAATGGCTCCTTTATTTCAGAGAGCATTTCAGATCAGGAGGTCGCTGCTGCAAGGCTCATCTAG
- a CDS encoding acetyltransferase: MADSIVFRKNHMISTQAFARVLEASGIKRPTKDEARLSQMLKHSNYLWTAWEGDKLVGVARALTDYAYVCYISDLAVDQAYQGQGIGKQLLSFISEDLGDAVALVLLSAPSAMSYYPKLGFEQSDKAFIIPRKPF, encoded by the coding sequence ATGGCAGACTCTATTGTATTTCGGAAAAATCATATGATTTCAACTCAGGCCTTTGCTCGAGTGCTGGAAGCCTCAGGGATTAAAAGACCGACTAAGGACGAGGCTAGATTATCGCAAATGCTAAAGCATTCCAATTATCTATGGACAGCATGGGAAGGTGACAAGTTAGTTGGTGTTGCTAGAGCCCTTACTGACTATGCTTATGTCTGCTATATTTCTGACCTAGCAGTTGATCAGGCATATCAGGGTCAAGGGATAGGCAAGCAATTGCTGTCTTTTATCTCAGAGGATCTTGGAGATGCTGTTGCTCTTGTATTGCTGTCAGCACCTTCGGCGATGTCCTATTACCCTAAGCTTGGCTTTGAACAATCAGACAAAGCCTTCATTATTCCACGAAAACCGTTTTAG
- the plsY gene encoding putative glycerol-3-phosphate acyltransferase PlsY produces MYVMKLILLILTAYLLGSIPTGLWIGQYFYNINLREHGSGNTGTTNTFRILGLKAGAATLLIDIFKGTLATLLPVLVGASNISPITIGFFAVLGHTFPIFAGFKGGKAVATSAGVLLGFAPLYLLFLAAVFVLTLYLFSMISLASLTASVVAVISVLTFPAAHFLLPSYDWLLTITIVVLAAIIILRHQDNMKRIKQQSENLIPWGLNLSKQQPASHH; encoded by the coding sequence ATGTATGTTATGAAATTGATCCTATTAATTCTTACAGCATATTTACTTGGCTCCATTCCAACAGGCTTATGGATTGGACAGTATTTCTATAACATCAACCTGCGTGAGCATGGCTCAGGTAATACCGGTACGACCAATACGTTTCGGATTCTTGGGCTAAAAGCTGGTGCTGCAACCTTATTGATTGATATTTTTAAGGGCACGCTTGCCACGCTTCTTCCGGTTTTGGTTGGCGCTAGCAATATCTCACCAATTACTATTGGCTTTTTTGCTGTCCTAGGGCATACCTTTCCTATTTTCGCTGGCTTCAAGGGAGGAAAGGCAGTCGCAACCAGTGCTGGTGTCTTGCTAGGCTTTGCCCCACTCTATCTCCTTTTTTTAGCGGCTGTGTTTGTGCTAACGCTTTATTTATTTAGCATGATTTCACTAGCTAGTCTAACAGCGTCTGTAGTAGCTGTGATTAGCGTTCTGACTTTTCCTGCCGCCCACTTTTTATTGCCTAGCTACGATTGGCTATTAACCATTACCATCGTTGTGCTAGCAGCAATCATTATCCTAAGGCATCAGGATAATATGAAGCGAATCAAGCAGCAATCTGAAAATCTCATTCCTTGGGGCTTGAACTTAAGCAAGCAGCAGCCCGCAAGCCATCACTAA
- a CDS encoding phosphate ABC transporter ATPase, producing the protein MKLDICQQSYSLQWGGTYYFALTDYPNIKAWELEKLAAFCAYEKWNHRQTDISCQDSKLLEEVHQFLEAHACAYLFRPSCKLVASTFNINGEAVCCPYLSHTCTVAAALSIFKTGRLLSAVRAFGVTAQELARSDRNAAGDPADYFHYVMLGWSNTTSGYRLAMERLLNRMPNEKDLREHFVPGVSFHYSYSDICQMKGYVFDGYHPAKIKDELSLEELQACIIPKSWQQRFEAIIPKALRSRVHYLDYKGEGLVEWSDRVYQLLRVISDS; encoded by the coding sequence ATGAAGCTAGATATTTGTCAACAAAGCTACAGTCTTCAGTGGGGAGGCACCTATTATTTTGCATTGACAGATTATCCCAATATCAAGGCTTGGGAACTGGAAAAGCTAGCAGCCTTTTGTGCCTACGAAAAATGGAATCATCGTCAAACAGACATTAGCTGTCAGGACAGCAAGCTTCTTGAAGAGGTTCATCAATTTCTTGAAGCACATGCTTGTGCCTATCTCTTTAGGCCTAGCTGTAAATTGGTGGCTTCAACATTTAACATCAATGGAGAGGCAGTCTGTTGTCCTTATTTAAGTCATACCTGCACTGTAGCGGCTGCTCTAAGCATTTTTAAGACAGGAAGGCTATTGTCTGCTGTAAGAGCTTTTGGGGTAACGGCACAGGAGTTGGCTAGGAGTGATCGAAATGCTGCTGGTGATCCTGCTGATTATTTTCATTATGTGATGCTTGGCTGGTCCAATACGACCTCAGGCTATCGCTTGGCTATGGAGAGATTGCTTAATCGTATGCCAAATGAAAAGGACTTAAGAGAGCATTTTGTACCCGGAGTTAGCTTTCACTATAGCTATTCTGATATTTGTCAGATGAAAGGCTATGTTTTTGATGGCTATCACCCTGCCAAGATCAAAGACGAGCTTAGTTTGGAGGAATTGCAGGCTTGCATTATTCCTAAAAGCTGGCAGCAGCGCTTTGAAGCAATTATTCCAAAGGCCTTACGCTCAAGGGTTCATTACCTAGACTATAAAGGCGAAGGCTTGGTCGAGTGGTCTGATAGGGTTTATCAGCTGTTAAGAGTGATCAGTGACAGCTAG
- the yckB gene encoding putative ABC transporter cystine-binding lipoprotein precursor: MKKGVALLSVSLASLLLAACGSQPSAQKTSWEKIKDKGVLKVATPATYQPTSYYNDANELVGYEVDLMKEIGKRLDLKVKFIETGYDQAFTSVDSGRVDVSLNNFDITAKRQKKYNISTPYKYGVGGMIVRADGSSGISKADLSDWKGKKAAGASGTEYMKVAKKQGAELVTYDNVTGDVYLNDVANGRTDFIPNDYPAQKLFVDYMKSQNPNLNVKMSDVLYNPTAQGIIMSKKDDTLKKKIDAVIKDMKQDGSLKTISKTYYAGQDLTVPFGKDKKIPVIDASDVD, encoded by the coding sequence ATGAAAAAAGGAGTTGCTTTACTTTCTGTTAGCTTGGCGAGCTTGCTGTTAGCCGCCTGTGGGTCACAGCCATCAGCTCAAAAAACAAGCTGGGAAAAGATTAAAGATAAAGGTGTTTTAAAGGTTGCTACGCCTGCGACCTACCAGCCAACATCGTACTATAATGATGCCAATGAATTGGTCGGCTATGAGGTTGACCTGATGAAGGAAATTGGGAAACGCCTTGATCTTAAGGTGAAGTTCATTGAAACAGGCTATGATCAGGCTTTTACTTCGGTTGATAGCGGTCGTGTTGATGTTTCTCTCAATAATTTTGACATTACAGCCAAGCGGCAAAAAAAATACAACATCTCAACGCCTTATAAGTATGGTGTTGGGGGAATGATTGTTCGTGCTGATGGCAGCTCAGGCATAAGCAAGGCTGACCTAAGCGATTGGAAAGGGAAAAAAGCAGCTGGCGCCTCTGGTACAGAATACATGAAGGTTGCCAAGAAGCAAGGTGCTGAATTAGTCACTTATGATAATGTGACGGGTGATGTTTACCTGAACGATGTTGCTAATGGCAGAACAGACTTTATTCCCAATGATTATCCTGCACAAAAGCTTTTTGTGGATTACATGAAGTCTCAAAATCCTAACCTCAATGTCAAAATGAGTGATGTGCTGTATAATCCGACAGCACAGGGCATTATCATGAGTAAAAAAGATGACACCCTTAAGAAAAAGATTGATGCGGTCATCAAAGACATGAAACAAGATGGCAGCTTGAAAACCATTTCAAAGACATACTATGCTGGTCAGGATTTGACAGTTCCTTTTGGTAAGGACAAGAAAATTCCAGTCATTGATGCCAGTGATGTGGACTAG
- the pyrC gene encoding dihydroorotase: MLLIKNGRVMDPKSQLDQVADVLIDNGRILRIAPDIEHDEVEQIDASGLVVAPGLVDIHVHFREPGQTHKEDIHTGALAAAAGGVTTVVMMANTNPVISDTETLQAVLASAAKEKINIYTNASVTKRFNGQELTDFKALLAAGAVSFSDDGIPLESSKVLKEALDLAKANKTFIALHEEDPQLNGVLGFNEHIAKDHFHFCGATGVAEYSMIARDVMIAYDRQAHVHIQHLSKAESVKVVAFAQQLGAKVTAEATPQHFSKTEDLLRLAGANAKMNPPLRTEQDRLAVIEGLKSGVIAIIATDHAPHHRDEKAVADLTKAPSGMTGLETSLSLGLTNLVEPSHLSLMALLEKMTINPASLYSFDAGYLAESGPADLVIFADKEERLVTEAFASKASNSPFIGETLKGVVKYTIAKGQIVYQADN, from the coding sequence ATGTTATTAATTAAAAATGGGCGTGTGATGGATCCAAAATCACAGCTAGATCAGGTGGCAGATGTCTTAATTGATAATGGAAGGATTTTACGGATTGCTCCAGACATTGAGCATGATGAGGTAGAGCAGATCGATGCCAGTGGACTTGTTGTTGCTCCTGGTTTAGTGGATATTCATGTTCATTTTAGAGAGCCGGGTCAAACGCACAAGGAGGACATTCATACAGGTGCTCTGGCAGCAGCTGCTGGTGGGGTGACAACAGTAGTCATGATGGCAAACACCAATCCTGTTATATCAGATACGGAAACCTTACAGGCTGTTCTAGCAAGTGCTGCTAAAGAAAAAATTAACATTTATACCAATGCTAGTGTGACCAAGCGGTTCAATGGCCAAGAGCTAACAGACTTTAAAGCGCTCTTAGCAGCTGGTGCGGTCAGTTTTTCTGATGATGGCATTCCTTTAGAGAGCTCCAAGGTCTTAAAGGAAGCATTGGATTTGGCTAAGGCCAACAAGACCTTCATTGCCCTGCATGAGGAGGATCCCCAATTAAACGGTGTCCTTGGCTTCAATGAGCATATCGCTAAGGATCATTTTCATTTTTGTGGCGCTACTGGTGTGGCAGAATATAGTATGATTGCCAGAGATGTGATGATTGCCTATGATCGACAAGCTCATGTTCATATTCAACATTTATCTAAGGCTGAGTCTGTTAAGGTAGTTGCCTTTGCTCAGCAGTTAGGTGCCAAGGTCACAGCCGAGGCAACACCGCAGCATTTTTCTAAAACAGAAGACCTTTTACGGCTTGCAGGGGCAAATGCCAAGATGAATCCGCCTCTAAGAACAGAACAAGATAGATTAGCAGTTATTGAGGGGCTCAAATCAGGTGTCATAGCTATTATTGCAACGGATCATGCACCACATCATCGTGATGAAAAGGCCGTTGCTGATCTGACCAAGGCACCATCTGGAATGACCGGCTTAGAAACCTCATTGTCATTAGGCCTGACAAATCTTGTGGAGCCGAGCCATCTTTCATTGATGGCGTTATTAGAGAAAATGACCATTAATCCAGCCTCACTATATAGCTTTGATGCTGGTTATTTGGCTGAGTCTGGCCCTGCTGATCTTGTTATTTTTGCTGACAAGGAGGAGCGTTTGGTAACAGAAGCCTTTGCTTCAAAGGCTAGTAATTCACCTTTTATTGGCGAAACCCTAAAGGGAGTTGTGAAATACACCATTGCTAAGGGACAAATTGTTTATCAGGCAGACAACTAA
- the yecS gene encoding transport system membrane protein yields MLNLRLILESLGFVLSGLPYTLGISFLSFLTGLLLGLLLAFLRRSTSHFSHYLVRSYVSIMRGVPMIVVLFVLYFGLPYYGLELSALLCAYLGFSLVSAAYISEVFRASIDAIDQGQWEAARALGLPYVSIVKHVILPQAFRIAIPPLGNVVIDMVKSSSLAAMITVPDIFQKAKIIGGREWDYMSMYILVAFIYWVIAFLLERCQGFLEKRLRLLS; encoded by the coding sequence ATGCTTAATCTTAGATTGATACTAGAGAGCTTGGGCTTTGTTTTGTCAGGTTTGCCCTATACCTTAGGCATTTCTTTTTTAAGCTTTCTAACAGGCCTTTTGCTGGGCTTGCTTTTAGCCTTTTTAAGGCGTTCTACTAGTCACTTTAGTCATTATCTGGTCAGGAGCTATGTGTCCATAATGCGTGGCGTTCCTATGATTGTGGTGCTCTTTGTCCTTTATTTTGGGCTTCCCTATTATGGCTTAGAACTGTCTGCCTTGTTATGTGCCTATTTGGGCTTTTCACTGGTTAGTGCAGCCTATATCTCTGAGGTCTTTCGTGCCTCGATTGATGCTATTGATCAGGGACAATGGGAGGCAGCAAGGGCTTTGGGGCTGCCTTATGTCAGCATTGTCAAGCATGTGATTCTGCCTCAGGCCTTTCGTATTGCTATTCCGCCTTTAGGAAATGTTGTGATTGATATGGTCAAAAGTTCGTCTTTGGCAGCTATGATTACCGTTCCTGATATTTTTCAAAAGGCTAAAATTATTGGTGGCAGGGAGTGGGATTACATGTCTATGTATATCTTGGTTGCCTTTATTTATTGGGTGATTGCCTTTTTGCTGGAGCGCTGTCAGGGCTTTTTAGAAAAGAGGCTGCGCTTACTCTCTTAA
- the parE gene encoding DNA topoisomerase IV subunit B: MAKKEISITNYNDDAIQVLEGLEAVRKRPGMYIGSTDATGLHHLIWEIVDNAVDEALSGFGNEIDVTLNKDGSATISDSGRGMPTGQHALGIPTVQVIFTILHAGGKFGQGGYKTSGGLHGVGSSVVNALSSWLEVEITRDGAVYKQRFENGGRPVTGLEKIATAPKSKSGTRVTFMPDDKIFSTTEFKWNTIAERLKESAFLLKTVKMTLTDLRGDDPVVEEFHYENGVQDFVAYLNEDKETLTPVIYMEGQEQDFQVEVALQYNDGFSDNILSFVNNVRTKDGGSHETGLKSAITKAMNDYARKTSLLKEKDKNLEGSDYREGLSAVLSILVPEQHLQFEGQTKDKLGSPLARPIVESIVSEKLTFFLLENGELAGHLIRKAIKARDAREAARRARDESRNGKKNKKDKGLLSGKLTPAQSKNPKKNELYLVEGDSAGGSAKQGRDRKFQAILPLRGKVLNTEKAKMADILKNEEINTMVYTIGAGVGADFNLDDINYDKIIIMTDADTDGAHIQTLLLTFFYRYMRPLVEAGHVYIALPPLYKMSKGKGKSEKVSYAWTDGELEDLRKEFGKGASLQRYKGLGEMNADQLWETTMDPDTRTLIRVTIDDLARAERRVSVLMGDKAAPRRQWIEDNVTFTLEENTVF; the protein is encoded by the coding sequence TTGGCTAAGAAAGAAATAAGCATAACAAATTATAATGATGATGCCATTCAGGTCCTAGAGGGCTTAGAGGCAGTTCGTAAAAGACCAGGGATGTATATCGGATCAACCGATGCAACCGGACTTCACCATTTGATTTGGGAGATTGTCGACAATGCTGTTGACGAGGCCTTATCTGGCTTTGGAAATGAGATCGATGTGACGCTAAACAAGGATGGTTCTGCCACCATTTCTGACAGCGGACGAGGCATGCCGACCGGACAGCACGCCCTTGGTATACCAACTGTTCAGGTCATCTTTACCATCTTGCATGCAGGTGGTAAATTTGGTCAAGGAGGCTATAAAACCTCAGGAGGCCTGCATGGTGTGGGCTCTTCAGTTGTAAATGCCCTATCGTCATGGCTAGAGGTGGAAATCACGAGAGACGGAGCGGTTTACAAGCAGCGCTTTGAAAATGGCGGTAGGCCAGTGACAGGCTTAGAAAAAATAGCTACAGCTCCAAAAAGCAAATCAGGGACAAGGGTTACTTTCATGCCTGATGACAAGATTTTTTCGACAACTGAGTTCAAGTGGAATACTATCGCAGAGCGTCTAAAGGAATCTGCTTTTCTGCTAAAGACGGTTAAAATGACCCTGACTGATCTACGAGGTGACGATCCGGTCGTTGAGGAATTTCATTATGAAAATGGTGTTCAGGATTTTGTTGCCTATCTCAATGAGGACAAGGAAACCTTGACTCCTGTGATTTACATGGAAGGGCAGGAGCAGGATTTTCAGGTTGAGGTCGCTTTGCAATACAATGATGGGTTTTCAGATAACATTTTGTCCTTTGTTAACAATGTTAGGACAAAGGACGGTGGCAGCCATGAAACTGGCTTAAAATCAGCTATTACAAAGGCCATGAATGACTATGCCCGCAAAACCAGCCTACTAAAGGAAAAGGATAAAAACTTGGAGGGCTCAGATTATCGTGAGGGCTTGTCTGCAGTGTTATCGATCCTTGTACCAGAGCAGCATTTGCAATTTGAAGGGCAAACAAAGGACAAGCTAGGAAGCCCACTGGCAAGGCCGATCGTTGAGAGCATTGTATCAGAAAAGCTGACCTTCTTTTTACTTGAAAATGGTGAGCTGGCAGGTCATTTGATTCGTAAGGCTATCAAGGCAAGAGACGCGCGTGAGGCAGCCAGAAGAGCGCGTGATGAGTCTCGAAATGGTAAGAAAAACAAAAAGGACAAGGGGCTTCTTTCTGGGAAATTAACTCCAGCCCAGTCCAAAAATCCTAAGAAAAACGAGCTGTACCTAGTCGAGGGGGACTCAGCTGGAGGCTCAGCTAAGCAGGGCAGGGATCGTAAATTTCAGGCAATTCTCCCCTTACGTGGTAAGGTTTTGAACACAGAAAAGGCCAAGATGGCTGATATTCTCAAAAATGAGGAAATCAATACAATGGTTTATACCATTGGCGCAGGTGTTGGTGCTGATTTCAATCTTGATGATATTAATTACGACAAGATTATTATCATGACCGATGCTGATACGGATGGGGCTCATATTCAGACCCTGCTGCTGACCTTTTTCTACCGTTATATGCGGCCGCTGGTTGAAGCAGGACATGTCTATATTGCCTTGCCTCCTCTTTATAAAATGTCAAAGGGTAAAGGCAAATCGGAGAAGGTTTCCTATGCTTGGACAGATGGTGAGCTGGAGGATCTTCGCAAGGAATTTGGTAAAGGTGCAAGTCTCCAACGCTATAAGGGACTTGGGGAGATGAATGCCGATCAGCTATGGGAAACCACGATGGACCCTGACACACGAACCCTTATCCGAGTGACGATTGATGACCTGGCTAGGGCAGAGCGACGCGTTTCAGTCCTCATGGGAGACAAGGCTGCCCCACGCCGTCAATGGATTGAGGACAATGTCACCTTTACCTTGGAGGAAAATACGGTTTTTTAA